The following is a genomic window from Pieris rapae chromosome 24, ilPieRapa1.1, whole genome shotgun sequence.
TTCGGGTGGTGTATTGGTTCGCACCCGGCTTACACAGGGTGGTACTGGAGTGGGCAGTATAGCCCTTGATGAGGACTGCAGCGCGCGGGGAGACGCGGTCTCTACTCCCTGCGTCTAGTCGGTGGTACACAGCTAATTTTAACAGCAAAGATTAAGCCTGGTAGATATCGATAACCCCAGATCTGGTGCTTCCGCAATAAGTATCGACAGACTAAGctatataaacatattcatttttattttctaaataggttaagaaaattgtaattgtttaaatgttggaataatatttatgggatgttctatatttataaatcacaacccatttttatctttgttaaattgatatattactTCACAAACACCggtaattcatttatattcttatagaaaaattcataggaaaaaaatacatgctcactcgtcttaaaagtctgttctgagtgacgtctgttttattcttttcttagtgtcctgtatttatgttgccacatacatcaaaatcgtatagaaaatactacaccatatagtatgtacattttagtgcgtatctacgatacgctacatattaaaatctaaattatgaCCGTGCCAAGTGTCGCTTAaccttataaaaaaacgtagATCACGAttgtttcaattaaattaaagggaTTGTTGTTTTCCTCGTATTTGGAGCTTTTCCATTAAACGTGAAAGATGACCTCTGATATTCAAGGAATTATTTCGTtctaaaaaactatatatgtttttcttagtttgtttgtaaacattacacaatttacaatatcaataattatCTGGAAGAAAATTTTTGATATTGCAAAAATTCTTAACAGTCGCCATCACGTTTTGTTTTCTTTGCATCAGGACaataaggttttaattatatttacatgatacccttgaataaattataaaagattaaattttattttccgtTCATTAATCATtatcgttaatttttttactatttttggcgaccaattgttattgtaaaagACTCTTTCCgtgtttattattctatttttgtcTCTGGTCTGTGGTTTAAGTTTgacatataatattgaaatactaCTTTAACGCCCGGCTTGATATATTGAAAATCGCTTTTTCTAGTTTCTTTAATCAATTAATCAAtaactcaagatgtcatatagaacatggtgtaatggttgcagctccttacaaccattgtgtaaaaaaaaaacttggcgattaaaaagagtggcggagagtttattgccagttcttctcttccgttctacgcccttgatttgagaactggcagtaaatgtaaaattagaatcattttatatttcttttcattcTTTGACATTcaaaagtgtacattatgttacctatatgaataaattatttttgacttgactttgactttgaattgtattaaaatcgttttacattttataatgaaatgttatgaatggtttaaattttaaattatgtacaaataattataagtttaaatacataactataatccgttaaaaagtgtttttctttaaatgttatgaaatcgtttatttgctaagatagtACAATTAGAtgcattacttaattataaaaatccgaaCAATCCGTCATAtagcatgcaaatgtcattaattttgttatgtcATATAATAGAAGCATTAACATATTGTCGTAATAATAGGAAAGTTAATTAGAATTGGTGTTAAACTTATGATCTAGAATCTAGatactcgcccacgctataaaagcaccttgcctttaaaaacctaatcaccttccccttgaaaaCATTACATGGCAGCAATCTATAACTTCTAGGAAGgtgtttaaatattcttacggCCATGGCGTAacaatttttagaatataGCGTGGTGCAACATGCAGGCACCCGCGGCCGTGTTTGATCCCTCGGTATATACAAGCAAGtttctttatgttttaaataattgtggaTGCTTCTTTACAGTCATAACTGCTTCAAAGATATACAAACTTGGTATCAGAATACCGAGTCTCCGAAAAATTTGTCTACAGCTTGTAAGACGTCCAACGCCCATGATAGCCTTATTTTttctaagtaataaaaactttattcacaTCTACCGAATTTCCCCATAAAACTTATACtatactagtgacccgccccagcttcgcacgggtgcaatgctgatgaaaagcaggtttttcttatgtattgttatttccgtcgctggaaagctccgataatacaCGCGTTCGATCGTCGCGTCGCGATGGTcgttctatattaaatgaacaatgtattcaaggtatttaattagttaaggattaatgctgtattggttaaaatcgcttcgaaaattagccattatttgtcttaagaagtaaatgacaaaaaaaagtttttgtggtttatccataagagatagacatataccatcacggacttttctgtagactttttcaatgtgtacaatactcagtacattattttgataaaactcgtagggttcagcctgcgtttgcaatgtaagcggaaaaaatgtaattatttacgacatcacattagaaacctcaaaaataacagtacttctccactatttattggatgttattatacatataaacctgcCTCTTGAATCTCTCACTCTATCTATTGAAAAagaccgcatcaaaatccgctgcgtagtttcaaagatttaagcatacaaaggaacatggggacagagaaagcgactttgttttatactatgtagtgatgactTCAAAAGACAAAAGGATctgataatatacaaaatttatctatcATGGGTCTGTGGTATACGCAGGTGTCAAACTATTTGTCAGTTAATAGTGAAATACTATAACGCCTGgcttaataagaaaaatcgcttatcttaaaaatagcaaattattaatcttttaaacATAGATGCAGTTTCATAATCctgtttcttaataaatatgcatatgtttattaataataaaacacgtggataaaaagatttattacatgtgcataaattcataaattataattataaattaattagaagaatCATGGAACATATAATAGTTGtggaaaatataatagaagtaTTGGATTTTAACGGGCTACAGTTATCTCTTATCTCAGAGATgctatatatacaatacaatagtCGGCGGTGAGTTCCACAgatcaccaacttgcctattagatttatttaagaagGTTTTagggccactgatttatttacattatttgatCTACAATTTGCGTCTATAAACAGTAAAAGACAACAGACTACTACTGaagtaaaaatcttttttttctttcaacagacatatgtacatatatatatcttttgttGTTTGTctgcgatggactcctaaactaccgaacgataacaattaaatttgcacaccgtgtgcagtttaatctaacttaaaagatagaatagcttatatttcaatattattttattggaaatatttattgattatttgataccattctaacagatggcacTGCGTTAAAAGTTCCAACGTTttacataagctatctacctattacataagttctcctaccgtttctcttgaatagtttactactatataatataacaaaaaccttagccacagcaacgcttggccgagtctgttgtatattataaaaattaatcatagCGGTAAAAcccaataaatatgtaataaacaggacgtatttttattgacaaaaCGGTTTTATCCAACGGAATGATACTGGCCATACATCCTTGAACAAAACAATTGTAATCGATATTTCTTTTTCCGTTCAAtataggttttataaatttgatcgCGCCATTAAAATCGTCttgtattgataaaaattgtgAATGTCGTAATAACAATCGTGCACTCTAGCTtccttgtttttgttttgttaatacatgaataaataaattgtttattgtttcgTAATTGTCTATACTAGGTATGTGGGCGATTATGAGTCTGAATTTTTTGGGGCTAAGATATGCTGTGGCCAACACTGATGAATCAgtgaaaactaaaatatgtaaatggttttatttacataaattcccttaaaggccggcaaagcaataaaatgcagtttattaacgataaatattaaaatttattaaaaagattgtatttaaatacataaattattaggaaTTACTATCAccgtatttaaaaacaccaaaataatatttacttatataaatatactagaatatacaacttgaacaaagttatcgatttccatgccacctagacttAACTTTACAATGTCGAaattaggtgttggtgtgcgcgcatcgtaaaaattcactctcatcatttttctccatcgcgccaaaagaagtataacttcaaaatcaGAGAACCGTCATggaaaaatctttttgattccCGAATTTGCCGCCCTATGCTGCAGCCTACTCAGCCAGCTGGTAATTCCGCCATTatatacgaaattccacccgtatcacctcgacgtccgccgttccacaactgcgcgtttttctaggcagtttttccgcgcaccaccactttgtggaaccagctacccactgaagtatttccgaaccaattcggcttagggtccttcaacaAAAGAGcgttccaattcttaaaaggccggcaacgcactcacgagccctctggcattgagaatgtccatgggcggcggtatcacttaacatcaggtgagcctcctgccccctgttcaatataaaaaaattgtgggaTTTAGGAATCTAATATCAAAACTTGAACCTAACACCTaacatataaaactaataatttcaGATAAGACATGGCTCCGAATATATCAGAAGAAATTGGTTTAGAATCGTCGGAGGCGAATCTGGAGAAACTGGTTGCACCACAAGCTGGCCCCAGGAAATATGAACTGATATATTCTGTGACAATGTCACTGATTTATGTGCATTCCGCTTCAGCTTATGCCTTGTACTTGGGGTGGACGAGAGCGTATTGGTcgactatattttttagtaagttTCTAAAGccatactttatttatttatttcaaacatacacacattatttatcatttatttatttcatagttaTCAGGTTAAAGGTGAAACACATCAGGTgaacccgtttgccccctgttctataaaaaaaaacttatgttcCTAGAAAAAAGACAGTGGCGCTATAACCTTCTTAGGTGTAGCGatgtctgtatctgtttcatgatttgtcaatctaataggtgagtaggtgatcggcctcctgtgactgacacacgccgtcgacttttatgtaagccggtttcctcactatgttatccttcaccgttcgagcgaatactAAATAACATAGACATTGGTGGACAGCCGGGGATTGTACCTACGGCCtgaaggatgagagtcgcacgttgaagccaGCAATGttctatatacctatatattgcTCGATGATATTTTATACTTCATTAAATACAACTATTCAGGATTTCTCGACATAGGCCTTATCCAAAAATCGCTATTGATACTGCCTGTAGGAGGGTTGTTTCTATTTTGTACCATTCTACCCTGCCtaacatacacacacatatgtatatgtcgcagccaagtagcttaattagccgttctattaacagcctagccgtttaactaacggcctgaaagatgtttagtcagttgatcaaacagctagataaatgacttggatcgatgacgtttcTTTACTTGCTTAGCCAgttgactgttaattttaatttaatttcactttCTTTgctaacatcaggtgagcctcctgtccgtttgccccatgttctataaaataaatctttaattatctGGGCACTTGAACCAAGCCCCTAAAATCAACTTTAATGAACATAGtcatctacactaatattataaacaggaaaactttgtttgtttgtaatgaataggctcataaactactggaccgattttaaaaattctttcaccattcgaaagctacattatccgcgagtaataaaggctatatttaattttgaacaaaaatagggttccataagatattagggtttttcggacacaaggtgtaaaaaattaaccaaaaaagttacttattttgcgtaccctgcctatATCCTGCAATATACcctgcttataaatatatacaaaaaaatacgcgacacactatacctatctatgtcgagtgaggcacaataaccataaatgatataagtacatggcaaaacgatgtttgccaggtcagctagtttaagatattactatattttattcacacttttacaccattacacaacacaaccaatttaggcttaattaattaaatttaatcagttagttaattgtattaaatactttgtttgtttgttcccttttgtaaatctttttgttatataatgtattccatctgtggctatgttctcggtgtatttgtttgctattatatgtaatttgtattagctgtaggagtacaaaataaataattaaataaattcttttacaGCATACGTTTTATATGTCTTGGCACAAATCGGCGTATGTGCTGGTGCTCACAGGCTGTGGTCCCACAGATCATTCAAAGCAACAACACCGCTGCAGATTCTTCTAATGGTCATGCATTCTTTGTCCTACCAGTATACGGCCTATAATTGGGCAAGGGACCACCGTTTGCATCACAGGTTAGTAGAACAAACTTCTATTGTGTATCAAactacacatgtcagaagtgaagcttctatgtaaattaattattacgaaTGTAAAGctccaatagatgatcatggaCCAGTATATAGTCTTAGATCcgggattagaaaaatataggGTATGGCTCCCATAGCTGccactaatttttatttttattatttatcttttgtttgttgtttaaaattcGACGCcgtttattatgattttttaattaacatgtgAGGGAAATAagctacatttattttttaccttttctCACCTGGCTGCAGGTAAGTATAGCAATGATGGAGATGGGTGCCTACTACAGtgaggtatataatataaaatattgacggTTTTAACTTACTACATGTAACTAACATGAGAaagtaaaaattcaaaataaattagttgttaattaatttattattattaattgcagCAGTCTTATGATAGCagaggtagtttagtttaattaagttcatgatattgaaatcagcttataaaaattgtttcatctaaataacagatgagggtatatttttctaatcccgGATCTTAGAGTAATAGTATTGTTTGgtgatttgctttttaaaagagtaccgagagttttttttccgatgagtagggatgcctacaggttcaaatttaatgacgcaAGTGATACCtatctatcttatgttccataataaacgtattttattattttatttttatattaccactccttgtattaatataagttgtatatatatacatatatatatgaacgttaaaaaagaaatatacattgaatgcttctaattttacattctccggttctcaaatcaatggcgtagaacggaagagaagaactgtcaataaactctccgccactctttttaatagccAATAAAATTAGtcaataacaaagatttgtcctttATCAgtaggaggcatggtgaaataggagcacgcacttatatactcgtgggaacaacacgccatatattaatatgatcTCATGTTTGTTTGAGAGCAaaacttcttcttcttctttaagTGCCACTctattactggaggttggccgttaGTTACTTGAAGCGTGTCTTTTCCTGCGCCAGATGTAGCAACTCTTCCGCATTTGCAATACCCGTCCActccctttttttttttttgggggGGGAATGCATTTTCGCACAGAGTGTGGGACTCGCTCTTAAAGCCCTACCCACTAAACCCATCCCACCAATCACGTCACTGTTGGGGTAACTTGGGGTCGCGTTAGCATTCTACCAAGAGACCTGTCCACTCCCCAACGTTGCGATAATAATACGATATTTGTCCCAAGGTATGCAGACACAGACGCAGATCCTCACAACTCTACTCGTGGATTCTTCTATTGTCACGTTGGATGGCTGATCGTCAAGAAGCACCCAGAGGTCGCACGACGAGGCAAATTCGTTGATTTCAGCGATCTTAATACTAACGCTGTGCTACAGTTTCAAAAGAGGTAATCTGAGTCTCTATTGTAAAATGACCCTCTTCTTTTTACCAACACCAAAAATACAGGCAGGTATatcatcttatatataaaattctcgtgtcgcagtgtttgtggttaaactcctccgaaacggcttgaccgattctcatgaaattttgtgtgcatattgggtatgtctgagaatcggccaacatttatttttcatccccctaaatgttaagggtagtccaaccctaaatatatttttttaatttttagataaatttttatttttttatcaacggtatcaacagcattataaaatacatacaaccctaaattttcaaccctctacaatcaacccctattttttattatacatgatTAGTCCATTGAATTGTTACATTTAGACCTAACCTTGCGTTTTTTATAggacgcaattttattttttttgatgtgTCGTCACTCATCATCTCatcgaaaaatataatttttttctcgaTTTTCTGAAGATTTTCgcttataactttattatatatagttctACGACAAAAAGTTACTGAACCAAAGTTGTAGAGAATTTAATTTGcaacaaaaaatgttaacaatttttttttatcaaataaatagtttaagagATATATCATAAATACCATTTCAACCAATTTTCAAACCATTTTCAAGATGGCGGCCGTGGGACAAGGGTGGTGACCCCACAAACTTGTTTTTAGCGTTACACTGACCCCCCCTAcacatcaaaaaaataaaatttcgtcCTCTAATAAACGCAACCTCAAATGTAACTTTTCAATGGACtagatatacatggcaaaacaatgtttgccaggtcagctagtaaatatataatattaaatacataagataCACATAAAAATGTCAGTCATTGGAGACTGCATTCAGCAGGCAACGTCTTTAACTGGGATCTATCCAACAGACTGGTTATCACccatataataaactaaagtttagttactatattttacatatcgTGATAATATAGTGATGACGTTAAGTAACATGGCTGATACTCTTCTTGCAGATACGCCATTCCATTCATCGGATTAGTGGGCTTCGTTCTCCCAACAATAATCCCAGTTTACTTCTGGGGCGAGAGCTTCAACGTCGCCTGGCACTTCTGCTTCCTCCGTTACGCCTGCAACCTCCACGCGACCTTCACAATCAACAGCCTCGCCCATCTGTGGGGCTACAAGCCGTATGATAAGAACATCCAACCCACCCAAAACGAGATTGTCAGCGTAGTAGCACTAGGCGAGGGTTTCCACAACTACCACCACACATATCCATGGGATTACAGAGCTGCTGAACTGGGTAACAATGTGCTTAATTGGACGACACTGTTTATAGATTTGTTTGCGAAGATCGGATGGGCGTATGACCTGAAGACGGTGCCGAAGGAAGTGGTGATGAAGCGGGCGGAGAGAACGGGCGATGGGACGGATTTGTGGGGTAACAAGAGATTAAGCAAGTCTGAgtcatagtattttattatattaatttattcacaaatatacaatatccttacttaaaatatatagttttaaatacataggatacacaatatcgctgtGATCTAACTCTACAAACAGATTTACTACACACACAGTCTGTAAAGAAAACGCTTAAGCCCAATACACACATATCAGTGTAGCCACAGATTCGACACAGTAGGTACCGACACAGTGCAAAAGATTCATACATTCTCTTGATTCATTCTTCTCATCAGCGCCGGCTTCCTAGTTTCTGCAGCAGAATATTGAAGCAACTCtctgacattttaaaataatcaaattattttctttcatctttaactaattctttgtataaTGTGATGAATTCTCCTTCCGTCTCTCTTAATTGCCAAGTTACATGGAcccattttctttttttccttGATGCTGCTCTTCTTCTTCGTCTAAAGCAATGGCTATCATCTGCTCTGTAGTATTGAACACAGCCATAATCACGTTTCTTGATGACGTATAGGTTCAGAAGCTCTGTAAATTGAGAACTGACATGGGCTTTACTGATATGTGTGAATCGGGTTTTAATCTTAATCTGTATGCGCTCCAACATgagacaatttattatatgtttgtatacatatatatcattatataaatCGTTGATTTAGTTAAACTTTTCGCAGGGGTACTAATagtttaacacattgaatgcttaaacaatggatacacAGTAATAGCCGGAAATCAATCGtttttatggcgaattttgtttaagtaaatatgaatgttaaaaaataacatatttcagATCCGAACACTCGGATCCGAAAGTCAGCAATGGCTTACGGATTACGGATTATTGAACAATCAAGCCAAACACTATAACAAAAGATGTTTTCTATGTTAGCCTAAGAACTTTTCAGCGCATTAGTAGTGTAGGCACAGGTGGTAAACGAAAGCGCTCCTAAAAGTTTCAGAAAGTGTTTATAGGTGTAATTTAAGTCATTTTTTACAAAGTTATGTATTCTACGTAAAtgtgataaacaaaataagttaTAAGATGGGGGATTATTTGTAAAAGTGGCTGTTTTtagatgatattaaaattatattttaatgacgttttatttattgacacttcttaatatctaaaattgaCATAAATGAAAAGTACGATAaatggcggccttatcgctgaGCGATCTCTTCAAGGCTATGACTGTGTTCATTGaatatcgatttttaattaactgtctagagattcaattaacccTCTGAATTATATTACTGCGATATATACATGAAAGTACTGCGGGCTGATTTGTAAATCCAATCGGTACAGTTATTTATGAAGCGGATTTCTGTGACATACACACTGTACAAGCCAAGGCTGTAGATTTTGCTCACTtaggttttcttagttttataagcgtgatgctcaagaaaagagcgtaccaattcttaaaaggccggcaacgcactcgcgagccctctggcattgagggtgtccatgggcggcggtatcacttaacatcaggtgagcctcctgcccgtttgccccctgttctataaaaaaaaaaaatgtttctctATATACGTGCCAAGGCTCATACATCATGCTCAGCTACAAACGTGAATATTTCCAATGTATGTACGTGCTATGGTTATACACTTGAATCACTTATAAGCAGGACGATTTCCTGAATCGTCGGAGTCACGCCTCGAGAGGATAGCCGTCcgcaggcactctcttcatctGCATTAAACTAAGTCATGGGAGTTACACCCCGAGAGCATAGCCAGACGTCGGCACTATCTtcgattgttttattttattttattttatttatttaagtattcctacagctaatacattaaacaataaccaaacaattacattacacacaaaagccaaaacggaatacacatataaacagaaacataaagcacagttttacaaagcacagttGTAAGATTCGAGATcggtaaatcaaaacatatattcaacatgaaacaacaaacaaagccattattggtaaaagttacctgaattttttaaaatatttattttttaaattttattataattttattatatcgctCAGTCTATTGTTATACGGAAGTGGTGAATGTAAGATAATCTacaaatcttctattatttctaccacctgatgacccaggaaccgtaAACACAAAcagtagaatatatatatatatataagatatgatatatttttaatttaatctaacTGCAAATGGTGTGcagatttgtataaaatagtccatagcggacaaacaaggTGACGTTAAAGTAACTAGtgtaatcttatttaaatatgtaatttacatataacttaagttaaattttaattttcatatagaGAAACCAATTGATATATGAGTAATATCGAACACATTAAATATGACCTCAATAAAGGAATAATGGTTGTACAAGGACATATTGGGTAATTGATATTGCATAATGgagcttttattattttaggagTGTGATATTtatagctttaaaaaaatgtgtgcgtactatttttcttttaaaagaaaaaaaagaaaataaattttaggagcgaaatttttttttgttaatttccaTAAATGGAGTGGTTTGTCTTAAGACACTTACAaataatgtgtatatattatagagatACACATTATTTGTGTCTTATGTAATAACCAATAGTGGTAAAGTTGATTATAtctgtttattataaacagaGATTACAACCTCACAAATTTGAGCCTcaagcctcagatttctgtatctgttttatgatttgtcaatgtaatgggcaagtaggtgaCCCTATGTGCCTGACAAACGCCGACTATTTGGGTCTAG
Proteins encoded in this region:
- the LOC111000744 gene encoding acyl-CoA Delta(11) desaturase; the encoded protein is MAPNISEEIGLESSEANLEKLVAPQAGPRKYELIYSVTMSLIYVHSASAYALYLGWTRAYWSTIFFTYVLYVLAQIGVCAGAHRLWSHRSFKATTPLQILLMVMHSLSYQYTAYNWARDHRLHHRYADTDADPHNSTRGFFYCHVGWLIVKKHPEVARRGKFVDFSDLNTNAVLQFQKRYAIPFIGLVGFVLPTIIPVYFWGESFNVAWHFCFLRYACNLHATFTINSLAHLWGYKPYDKNIQPTQNEIVSVVALGEGFHNYHHTYPWDYRAAELGNNVLNWTTLFIDLFAKIGWAYDLKTVPKEVVMKRAERTGDGTDLWGNKRLSKSES